The Impatiens glandulifera chromosome 3, dImpGla2.1, whole genome shotgun sequence genome contains a region encoding:
- the LOC124930211 gene encoding deSI-like protein At4g17486, whose amino-acid sequence MKFVSKNCWKPKLPLHPKEKSATRFCMFSKVKPCNYGPGKTPVYLNVYDLTTMNGYVYWAGLGIFHSGVEVHGVEYAYGAHEFSSSGVFEVEPRQCPGFKFRRSIFVGTTDWDAVQVREFMEMYSSNYNGDMYHLIAKNCNHFCNDICYMLTGKSIPKWVNRLAKLGSMFNCMLPESLKISAVERDPGYQECDDSEKTRLRTSFHCLSSISSRQKQLSNSSILLQSPLKGCLPPWELRKVAV is encoded by the exons ATGAAGTTTGTATCAAAGAATTGTTGGAAGCCAAAGCTGCCTTTGCACCCGAAAGAAAAATCAGCTACACGCTTTTGTATGTTTTCCAAAGTAAAACCATGTAATTACGGTCCTGGAAAGACTCCGGTGTATCTCAATGTCTACGACTTGACAACGATGAATGGCTATGTTTATTGGGCTGGCCTTGGCATATTTCACTCCGGTGTTGAAG TTCATGGAGTAGAATATGCATACGGAGCACACGAATTTTCTTCTAGTGGCGTATTTGAGGTTGAACCTCGACAATGCCCGGGATTCAAGTTTAGAAGGTCTATATTTGTTGGAACTACAGATTGGGACGCTGTTCAAGTAAGGGAATTCATGGAGATGTACTCTTCCAACTATAACGGTGACATGTATCATTTGATTGCCAAGAATTGCAACCATTTTTGCAATGATATTTGCTACATGTTGACTGGAAAATCAATACCAAAGTGGGTAAATCGCCTAGCTAAACTAG gCTCGATGTTCAATTGCATGCTGCCCGAAAGTCTAAAGATATCTGCTGTGGAACGTGATCCTGGTTACCAAGAATGCGACGACAGTGAGAAGACGAGGCTAAGAACGTCATTTCATTGCTTATCGTCTATTTCATCTAGACAAAAGCAGTTATCTAATTCGTCGATTTTGCTTCAATCACCCCTAAAAGGCTGCCTGCCTCCATGGGAGTTGAGAAAAGTTGCAGTGTAA
- the LOC124930591 gene encoding uncharacterized protein LOC124930591, giving the protein MGSSSGFGSMISANYSVPILSGDNFKNWKESILIHLGCMDLDLALRIDQHAPLTDVSTTDQRQMFEKWERSNRLSLMIIKKSIPEIFRGTISDDITKAEEFLIEIEKRFTKSDKAKMSTFLKSLITMRYLGKVNINEYILNMSNVISKTESTQVRPFRGHVSHIGPALTSCSIRSVQKEERMKHKRTEEIHMIETSKYVDDNKRKFKAVKIETAKAPVPAPQARPMEKSCFFCKKTGHEKKDCASYHNWCVKKGTILTLGCLSHRSPIDAERHIYFGNGESVEVEAIGNFKLLLSTEHFLELKDTFIIPSFRQNLVSISYLDKFGYYCSFGNNEVTLSLNSNLVGFSTFMLNDNLYMLDTLTSYHETLNVQTRGTKRKLNNSSLLWHKRLGHISKDRVERLIKDGVLDSIDFSDIEVCVNCIKGKQTKVKRTCAYRATEVLELIHTDICGPFSTPSWNGQQLFLIWLSLPHKGKI; this is encoded by the exons GATTTGGTTCTATGATATCTGCTAACTATTCAGTCCCCATTTTATCGGGGGACAACTTTAAGAACTGGAAAGAATCCATTTTGATTCATTTGGGCTGTATGGATCTGGACTTAGCATTAAGGATAGACCAACATGCTCCTCTTACGGATGTAAGCACTACTGATCAAAGGCAGATGTTTGAGAAGTGGGAAAGGTCTAATCGTTTAAGTCTGATGATCATAAAGAAAAGCATTCCAGAAATATTTCGGGGTACGATATCTGATGATATCACTAAGGCTGAAGAATTTCTCATCGAGATAGAAAAACGCTTTACTAAAAGCGATAAGGCGAAAATGAGTACTTTTCTTAAGTCACTCATTACCATGAGGTATCTCGGGAAGGTGAACATAAATGAGTACATCCTTAATATGTCCAATGTCATTTCAAAAACTGAGAGTACTCAAGTTAGACCTTTCAGAGGACATGTTAGTCATATTGGTCCTGCTCTTACTTCCTGCTCAATACGATCAGTTCAAA aggaagaaagaatgAAGCACAAAAGGACTGAGGAGATACATATGATTGAAACCTCGAAATATGTCGACGACAATAAAAGAAAGTTTAAGGCCGTGAAGATTGAGACTGCTAAGGCTCCAGTCCCAGCTCCTCAGGCTCGTCCTATGGAGAAATCTTGCTTCTTTTGCAAGAAAACTGGACATGAAAAGAAGGATTGTGCGAGCTATCACAATTGGTGTGTGAAGAAAGGTACTATTCTTACTTTG GGTTGCCTAAGCCACCGAAGCCCAATTGATGCTGAAAGACACATTTACTTTGGAAATGGGGAATCGGTCGAAGTGGAAGCAATTGGCAATTTTAAATTGTTGCTAAGTACTGAgcattttcttgaattaaaagACACTTTTATTATACCGTCATTTAGACAGAATTTGGTTTCTATTTCTTATTTGGACAAATTCGGTTATTATTGTTCGTTTGGAAACAATGAAGTTACATTgtctttgaattcaaatttggttGGTTTTAGTACTTTTATGTTGAATGACAATTTATACATGCTTGACACTTTAACTTCATATCATGAAACCCTAAATGTGCAAACGAGAGGTACTAAgcgaaaattaaataattcaagtttatTATGGCACAAACGTTTAGGTCATATTTCGAAAGATCGAGTTGAAAGACTCATTAAGGATGGAGTCCTTGATTCCATAGATTTTTCGGATATTGAGGTTTGTGTTAACTGCATTAAAGGTAAACAGACCAAAGTGAAGAGGACATGTGCTTATCGAGCTACAGAAGTCTTAGAGTTGATACATACAGACATTTGTGGGCCATTTTCCACACCTTCGTGGAATGGTCAACAATTATTCTTGATATGGCTATCTTTACCTCATAAGGGAAAAATCTGA
- the LOC124928770 gene encoding protein BRASSINAZOLE-RESISTANT 1-like has product MDDTEMIWEDGSSEAVAGGGGGGGGRRKPSWRERENNKRRERRRRAIAAKIYSGLRAQANFNLPKHCDNNEVLKALCKQAGWIVESDGTTYRQGCKPPPPAIEMGGYSANMTPSSSQFPSPHSSSFPSPIPSYQPSPSSSSFPSPSRQDPNPQPPPQSSTTTMFAFLRNSIPSSLPPLRISNSCPVTPPPSSPTHRQQQQTRQKLLDWDSIAKQSFNYPFSAVSAPASPTRCRRFFTPATIIPECDESDTSTVESGQWMSFQSFGQVGMVPNSPTFNLIRPAHVVPTQPIFPATAATAVVDKGKGIEFEFEGITVKAPWEGEKIHDVGMDDLELTLGNGKGRI; this is encoded by the exons atggATGACACCGAGATGATTTGGGAAGACGGATCGTCGGAGGCGGTtgccggcggcggcggcggaggagGGGGAAGAAGAAAGCCGTCGtggagagaaagagagaataaTAAGAGAAGAGAAAGGAGAAGAAGAGCTATAGCTGCAAAGATATATTCTGGTCTTAGAGCTCAAGCTAATTTCAATCTTCCTAAACATTGTGATAATAATGAAGTTCTTAAAGCTCTTTGTAAACAAGCTGGTTGGATTGTTGAATCTGATGGCACAACTTATAGACAG GGTTGCAAACCACCACCAccggcgattgaaatgggaggATATTCAGCAAACATGACACCATCATCATCCCAATTTCCAAGTCCACATTCATCATCATTTCCAAGTCCAATTCCATCATACCAACCAagtccatcatcatcatctttccCAAGTCCATCTCGTCAAGATCCAAACCCACAACCACCACCACAATCATCCACCACCACCATGTTCGCCTTCCTCCGCAACTCAATTCCATCATCTCTCCCCCCACTTCGCATCTCAAACAGTTGTCCCGTTACACCACCACCATCATCTCCAACTCACCGACAACAACAACAAACCAGACAAAAACTACTCGATTGGGATTCAATCGCCAAACAATCATTTAACTACCCATTCTCTGCCGTTTCTGCCCCCGCAAGTCCTACTCGTTGTCGCCGGTTCTTCACTCCGGCAACCATTATTCCAGAATGCGATGAATCTGATACATCTACTGTTGAATCAGGACAATGGATGAGTTTTCAGAGTTTTGGACAGGTGGGTATGGTTCCTAATTCACCTACTTTTAATCTCATCAGGCCTGCTCATGTTGTTCCTACACAACCCATTTTTCCGGCGACGGCGGCGACGGCGGTTGTGGATAAGGGTAAAGGGATTGAATTTGAGTTTGAGGGTATTACTGTGAAGGCGCCATGGGAAGGGGAAAAGATTCATGATGTTGGAATGGATGATTTGGAGCTCACTTTGGGAAATGGGAAAGGCAGAATTTAA